From a single Thermoplasmata archaeon genomic region:
- a CDS encoding PfkB family carbohydrate kinase translates to MYDVVCIGSATQDVFVKTNIAKVLEMREMLQTKAYLCLEYGAKINVDKIMFTTGGGASNTAYGFGKMGLRTGFCSALGNDESDKIILSELEREGVDTSLAFRVEEETGYSVIITTFEGERTVLTYRGANNLLAFDEIDINKATDTKFLYLGPMTGKASEIPSKFAELLANRDVKICWNPGNTQISRGIEKMLPFISRIDILFLNKEEASNFTGIKYSQMVVDEERCIGCGTCVDVCPVKIFAVESGKAVTRHQEKCTKCGLCVERCPTRAITNEPWADNLDPILKKIHAMGVKLVVITDGKKGVQCYDGKFRYMFPAYDVPVVSTLGAGDAFTVGFISALAKGRDIETALKVGSANGASVVQQFGAKYGLLTWDEAMSFINEKEIPVRKSEI, encoded by the coding sequence ATGTACGATGTGGTCTGCATAGGAAGTGCCACCCAGGATGTGTTTGTGAAAACGAACATCGCCAAGGTTCTGGAAATGCGGGAGATGCTACAAACAAAGGCCTACCTTTGTCTTGAGTATGGTGCCAAAATTAATGTAGATAAAATTATGTTTACCACAGGAGGAGGGGCCTCAAATACTGCGTATGGATTCGGAAAGATGGGATTGAGAACAGGATTCTGTAGTGCTTTGGGAAACGATGAAAGCGATAAAATTATTTTGAGTGAGCTTGAGAGAGAGGGGGTTGATACTTCTCTTGCTTTTAGAGTTGAGGAGGAAACTGGCTATTCTGTAATAATTACTACGTTTGAGGGCGAAAGAACGGTTCTAACCTACAGAGGCGCGAATAATCTTTTAGCGTTTGATGAGATTGACATAAATAAAGCCACGGATACAAAATTTCTATATCTTGGACCAATGACTGGTAAGGCAAGTGAAATTCCTTCTAAATTTGCGGAATTACTCGCAAATAGGGATGTGAAGATTTGCTGGAACCCAGGTAACACCCAGATTTCAAGGGGTATCGAGAAGATGCTTCCGTTTATATCACGAATAGACATTCTCTTTTTGAACAAAGAAGAGGCATCAAATTTCACTGGAATAAAGTATTCTCAGATGGTTGTGGATGAAGAAAGATGCATAGGGTGTGGTACCTGTGTGGATGTATGCCCTGTGAAAATTTTTGCAGTGGAGAGTGGAAAGGCGGTAACAAGACATCAGGAAAAATGCACAAAGTGTGGACTTTGTGTAGAACGCTGTCCTACAAGGGCAATAACCAATGAACCCTGGGCTGACAATCTTGATCCAATTTTGAAAAAGATTCATGCGATGGGTGTCAAACTTGTGGTAATTACAGATGGAAAGAAGGGAGTACAGTGTTACGATGGTAAATTCCGTTACATGTTTCCAGCATACGATGTGCCTGTTGTCTCCACTCTTGGAGCTGGTGATGCTTTCACTGTTGGATTCATATCAGCATTGGCGAAGGGAAGAGATATTGAAACAGCTCTTAAAGTAGGAAGTGCGAATGGCGCCTCTGTTGTCCAACAGTTCGGTGCAAAGTATGGTTTGCTAACTTGGGATGAGGCGATGAGCTTTATCAATGAGAAGGAGATTCCAGTAAGGAAGAGTGAAATCTGA
- the dph5 gene encoding diphthine synthase — MITFVGLGLYDELDISLRGLEVVRNAELVFAEFYTSVLAGAKIAMLENLYGRKINLLKREDIEQNFDNLLGLAKEKNVVLLCAGDSMTATTHSFLRVEAIKRGIKTQIIHGASIYTAAPAILGLHIYKFGRCVSLPKPEKGFFPTSPYYSILKNHENGLHTLILLDIKAEENYLMSANEGIHILVELEEREKKGLFTAETKLCVVARAGSPDCIAAYGPISEIERVDFGKPPHVLVLPGELHFSEEESLKLIKVR, encoded by the coding sequence ATGATTACATTTGTGGGTTTAGGATTGTATGATGAATTAGATATTTCATTGAGAGGGCTTGAAGTAGTGAGAAATGCCGAGCTTGTTTTCGCAGAATTCTACACCTCTGTGCTTGCAGGTGCGAAAATCGCAATGCTTGAAAATCTATATGGAAGGAAAATAAATCTGCTAAAACGAGAGGATATCGAACAAAATTTTGATAATCTTCTTGGTCTAGCTAAAGAGAAAAATGTGGTGTTGCTTTGTGCAGGGGACTCAATGACAGCAACTACGCATAGCTTCCTAAGGGTAGAAGCAATAAAGCGTGGAATTAAAACTCAGATTATTCATGGGGCTTCGATATACACTGCGGCTCCTGCAATCCTTGGCCTTCACATATACAAATTTGGAAGATGTGTGAGTTTACCAAAGCCAGAAAAGGGATTCTTCCCAACATCTCCCTATTACTCAATTCTAAAAAACCATGAAAACGGGCTTCACACTCTTATCTTGCTCGACATTAAGGCAGAGGAGAACTATCTGATGTCAGCGAATGAAGGAATCCATATTCTGGTAGAGTTGGAGGAAAGGGAAAAGAAGGGCTTGTTCACGGCCGAAACTAAACTCTGTGTTGTTGCAAGGGCTGGGAGCCCTGATTGCATTGCTGCATACGGGCCAATCTCGGAAATAGAGCGTGTGGACTTTGGGAAGCCACCTCATGTACTTGTGTTGCCTGGAGAGTTGCATTTCAGCGAGGAGGAAAGTTTAAAATTGATTAAAGTAAGATGA
- the galT gene encoding galactose-1-phosphate uridylyltransferase, with protein MNELRFNRVAGEWVIVASERAKRKHEVPGEIKQKEPLPEWKADCPFCPGNEANTPQELFSYVEEGSRKWKLRVIPNKFPVVSENSGTAHTEGFFRKRAATGFHYVIVETPLHNRDIPDMNESEVFNVVKAYFECVKYLYKNPWIKSVILFRNHGKEAGTSLIHPHSQVVGLAFVPTHIMDLLNTARCYSHENGRCVYCDTISEEQNASERIIYENAHFVAFVPYAAKLQYEIHIMPKRHHSHFSEITSEALTSLGVVLHKVLLALKLALNDPAYNLVLHTAPSYLKEVDYYHWYLEITPRLTIPAGLEMGSGITVNISQPEENAKTLREKIN; from the coding sequence ATGAATGAGTTACGGTTTAATAGGGTTGCTGGTGAATGGGTAATTGTCGCAAGTGAGAGAGCAAAGAGAAAACATGAAGTGCCTGGCGAGATAAAACAAAAAGAGCCATTGCCTGAATGGAAAGCCGACTGCCCATTCTGTCCTGGTAACGAGGCAAATACACCTCAGGAATTGTTTTCTTATGTAGAAGAAGGAAGCCGCAAATGGAAACTTCGTGTAATTCCTAACAAATTTCCAGTGGTCTCTGAAAATAGTGGAACTGCACACACGGAGGGATTTTTCAGAAAAAGAGCAGCGACTGGCTTTCACTATGTAATAGTAGAAACACCATTGCACAATAGGGATATCCCTGACATGAATGAATCTGAGGTTTTCAATGTTGTCAAGGCCTATTTTGAATGTGTTAAGTATTTGTATAAAAACCCGTGGATTAAGTCAGTGATTCTTTTTCGTAACCATGGAAAAGAGGCAGGAACATCATTGATACATCCTCACTCTCAAGTAGTTGGGCTTGCGTTCGTACCCACACACATAATGGACCTCTTAAACACTGCCAGATGCTATTCACATGAAAACGGAAGATGTGTCTACTGCGACACAATAAGCGAAGAGCAAAATGCGAGCGAGCGGATTATATATGAAAACGCACATTTTGTGGCATTTGTTCCATATGCAGCCAAGCTTCAGTACGAGATACATATAATGCCTAAACGGCATCACAGCCACTTCTCTGAAATAACCTCTGAAGCCCTGACATCGCTTGGTGTTGTCCTCCATAAAGTGCTTTTGGCATTGAAACTCGCACTGAACGACCCAGCATACAATCTTGTCCTTCATACCGCACCCTCTTATTTAAAGGAGGTGGATTATTATCACTGGTATCTTGAAATTACGCCTAGATTGACCATACCTGCTGGACTTGAAATGGGTTCTGGGATTACGGTTAATATCTCCCAACCAGAAGAGAATGCAAAAACATTGAGGGAAAAAATAAATTAG
- a CDS encoding MazG-like family protein — MADEKVTLENLKQLVAKFNNERKWEIYHQPKELAIAIAVESAELLDIFKWQHSQAVTSKVENYMKIKEEMADILILLLSLANSLNIDLSDAIVSKMEKNAMKYPVNTDYTKIWNLEKNKNSPL; from the coding sequence ATGGCAGATGAAAAGGTTACACTTGAGAATCTGAAGCAGCTTGTAGCCAAGTTTAACAACGAGAGGAAATGGGAAATTTATCATCAACCAAAAGAACTGGCAATAGCAATTGCAGTTGAGAGTGCAGAACTCCTTGATATCTTCAAATGGCAGCACAGCCAAGCAGTGACTTCTAAAGTGGAAAACTACATGAAAATTAAGGAGGAGATGGCTGACATCCTTATACTTCTACTTTCCCTAGCTAACTCCTTAAACATTGACTTAAGTGATGCCATTGTATCAAAAATGGAAAAGAACGCCATGAAGTATCCTGTGAATACAGATTACACGAAAATCTGGAACTTAGAAAAAAACAAAAACTCCCCACTGTGA
- a CDS encoding DUF2240 family protein, which yields MTYELQKIVAFVLKSQGIKEITESDFVNYISVKKRMVAPQDAKKILEKCISSSVLQKEGNLLKPNFELEDVVLEQGFTITPEILVSEKVDIFVEIVKYISDKSGRERKEVVAEVNQIAEETCTMPVVAALIYAKMIGVDASRFYDAVENEIIKDRKNE from the coding sequence ATGACATATGAGCTCCAGAAAATTGTAGCGTTTGTGCTAAAAAGTCAGGGAATAAAAGAGATTACGGAAAGCGATTTTGTCAACTACATTTCTGTCAAAAAGCGAATGGTAGCGCCACAAGACGCAAAGAAAATTCTAGAAAAATGTATTTCTAGTTCTGTTCTTCAGAAAGAGGGAAATCTGCTCAAGCCCAATTTTGAGCTTGAAGATGTAGTTTTGGAACAGGGTTTTACGATAACACCAGAAATTCTTGTCTCAGAGAAAGTTGATATCTTCGTAGAAATTGTTAAATACATTTCTGACAAATCTGGTAGAGAGCGGAAAGAAGTGGTGGCTGAGGTAAACCAAATTGCTGAGGAAACTTGCACCATGCCAGTAGTTGCAGCTCTAATTTATGCAAAAATGATTGGTGTAGATGCAAGTAGATTCTATGATGCTGTGGAGAATGAAATCATCAAAGATAGGAAGAATGAATGA
- a CDS encoding radical SAM protein, with product MKVYQVWPFCPSISISGNTCQLMCEHCKAHYLSYMYPAETPEKFKQITEKLTKEGAKGFLVSGGCDRNGKMLNLEKMLPVIRKLHEEGFVIKLHTGFMEPETANLVVDAIDVASMEFPSSFSAVKEIFHINEGVEKYVETFRNLRNAGVKHIVPHLCIGLYHGTLSDENEAIEKLKKVFTPEKIVFIVFIPTPGTPCSTDPLPLPEDIEKVIRNAKIQLPETELVLGALRPRFARINGITQNYIQEIEFRAIRAGVSGIEVPSRKTTEFLRQNYEIVRIGAFGALPSEFEENFII from the coding sequence ATGAAGGTTTATCAGGTCTGGCCCTTCTGTCCCTCAATATCAATCTCAGGCAATACCTGCCAACTGATGTGTGAGCATTGTAAGGCACACTACCTTAGTTACATGTACCCAGCTGAAACCCCTGAGAAATTCAAGCAAATCACGGAGAAACTAACAAAAGAAGGTGCAAAGGGATTCCTCGTTAGTGGAGGTTGCGATAGAAATGGAAAAATGTTGAACTTAGAAAAGATGCTTCCCGTAATTCGAAAACTTCATGAAGAGGGGTTTGTGATAAAACTTCACACCGGATTTATGGAACCAGAGACCGCTAATCTTGTTGTGGACGCCATTGATGTTGCTTCTATGGAGTTCCCCTCCTCGTTCTCAGCAGTTAAAGAAATTTTTCATATAAATGAAGGTGTGGAGAAATACGTTGAAACTTTCAGAAATTTGAGAAACGCCGGGGTAAAGCACATAGTTCCACATCTTTGTATTGGTCTCTACCACGGTACGCTTTCAGACGAAAATGAAGCAATTGAAAAATTGAAGAAAGTTTTTACACCTGAAAAAATCGTTTTTATTGTATTCATCCCAACACCAGGCACACCCTGTAGCACTGACCCACTTCCATTACCAGAAGATATAGAAAAAGTCATTAGGAATGCAAAAATCCAATTGCCGGAGACAGAGCTTGTGCTAGGTGCCCTTCGCCCCAGATTTGCTCGGATAAATGGAATAACCCAGAATTACATCCAGGAAATAGAGTTTCGTGCAATTCGTGCGGGTGTCTCAGGTATCGAAGTGCCTTCCAGAAAAACAACTGAGTTTCTAAGACAAAACTATGAGATTGTGCGGATTGGTGCATTTGGGGCATTGCCTTCAGAATTTGAGGAAAATTTTATAATTTAA
- a CDS encoding tetratricopeptide repeat protein, whose amino-acid sequence MKLMDVFVNREHEISRLEEFYAKTAGGIGSVVMLSGRIGTGKTALIDKFLETKRGFYFECVLGQPPYAPLRNFLTSFFSIERKDVPPSMQFLVEERVEKVEGETLEEAFAALLKFFNSYITTEPVVFAIDNFQDVDEGTIKFLDYFVRHPELAKIMIICAYRTEMLEETGRGKVISDFLQFLIMTNMFNAVIVDNFNEGNTGLLLAKLFGENVPLEGVKQLYQKSSGNPLMLMEMLKILVQERNIDLAVPENWNKIEWEKLSMPDNLQEIFQMELDSLPPEGIALLDYMAVAGNEFEVDIVSEASRQPSELVHKIANLMVEKGILTQDAKTGKYRFTRNIYMELIYNDIGTKILPICFAVGSAIEKLRKDRLSEYVFDLVRLFGNSRDRKRAYEYAIMAGSRAEKLHAPESVEKYYELAIAIAEELNLGWEDIYEIKMKKGMGLFYLGAWEKAENCFVDMMKIAKEHEDKKRETESLLLLIRLRQHQSEYEKAKSLLPKAIELAKGTADSRFIADALRGVAHMEWRNGDYDNAIKHYNEALSYFQSASAEAIFTGNLQAGEENIPIKGEILLELGTVYAEMGDYRQALLFNLKGLKILKETNSPATARAFHSIGAIQLREENWQKALESFKQGIEYAEKLNDLDTMGWCYLGLAETLLRSGGSKEEASQHIEKANQHLSKISDRIGNALLHKIYADLCIKMNDVVGSENHIKIAEELGHKVASPYITCEILTAKIELSIKKGEKENAINYLKTLEELCMKHKMKSFGKFIDARKKELLPPPVVAPAQTPPAPAPPAETQKAQTTEESRQTTPQEHPQPTGEKGAGQITVSPETQVKKKRKKKKGGDMQ is encoded by the coding sequence GATGTACCTCCTAGTATGCAATTTCTTGTGGAAGAAAGGGTAGAAAAAGTTGAGGGAGAAACCCTAGAAGAAGCATTTGCAGCCCTCCTTAAATTCTTTAATTCATACATTACTACAGAACCGGTGGTTTTTGCCATAGATAACTTCCAAGATGTTGACGAAGGTACAATAAAATTCCTTGACTACTTCGTGCGACACCCGGAACTTGCTAAAATAATGATAATCTGTGCTTATCGCACCGAAATGCTTGAAGAAACAGGAAGAGGGAAGGTAATTTCAGATTTTCTTCAGTTTCTGATAATGACCAACATGTTTAACGCTGTTATTGTGGATAATTTTAATGAGGGAAACACTGGCCTACTGCTCGCGAAACTTTTCGGAGAGAATGTACCTCTAGAGGGCGTTAAACAACTGTACCAGAAATCAAGTGGGAATCCTTTAATGTTAATGGAAATGCTGAAAATATTAGTTCAAGAAAGAAACATTGATCTTGCTGTGCCTGAAAACTGGAATAAAATTGAATGGGAGAAGTTGAGTATGCCAGATAACCTTCAGGAAATCTTCCAGATGGAACTTGATTCCTTACCGCCAGAAGGAATTGCTTTGTTAGATTACATGGCAGTAGCAGGAAATGAGTTTGAGGTAGACATTGTGAGTGAGGCATCGCGCCAACCATCTGAACTTGTTCATAAAATCGCAAACTTGATGGTAGAGAAAGGCATTCTAACCCAGGATGCGAAAACAGGAAAATATAGATTTACTAGAAATATCTACATGGAGTTGATTTACAACGACATCGGAACAAAAATCCTACCCATTTGCTTTGCTGTTGGCTCAGCAATTGAAAAATTGCGAAAGGATAGGTTAAGCGAGTATGTGTTTGATCTTGTGCGGCTCTTCGGGAACAGTAGAGACAGAAAGAGAGCATATGAGTATGCAATCATGGCTGGAAGCAGAGCAGAAAAGCTTCATGCACCAGAAAGTGTCGAGAAATACTATGAATTAGCAATTGCGATTGCTGAGGAGTTGAACTTAGGATGGGAAGATATTTACGAGATAAAAATGAAGAAGGGGATGGGGCTTTTTTATCTCGGTGCATGGGAGAAGGCAGAAAATTGCTTCGTCGACATGATGAAGATTGCGAAGGAGCATGAAGACAAAAAAAGAGAGACAGAAAGTTTGCTTTTGCTAATTCGCTTAAGACAGCACCAGAGTGAGTATGAAAAAGCAAAATCCCTACTTCCAAAAGCAATTGAGCTAGCAAAAGGTACTGCTGACTCCAGATTCATTGCTGATGCACTCCGTGGTGTAGCTCACATGGAATGGAGGAACGGTGACTATGACAATGCCATAAAACATTATAATGAAGCCCTCTCATATTTCCAGAGTGCTAGTGCAGAAGCAATTTTCACAGGCAACTTGCAAGCTGGCGAGGAAAACATTCCAATTAAAGGGGAAATTCTGTTAGAGCTTGGAACTGTTTACGCGGAGATGGGAGATTATAGACAGGCACTTCTCTTCAACTTGAAGGGTCTCAAAATCTTAAAAGAGACCAACTCACCTGCTACAGCGAGAGCGTTCCACAGCATAGGTGCAATCCAGCTCCGTGAAGAGAACTGGCAGAAAGCTCTGGAATCCTTCAAACAGGGAATTGAGTATGCAGAAAAATTAAACGACTTGGATACAATGGGCTGGTGCTACCTTGGACTTGCAGAAACCCTTTTGAGGTCTGGTGGAAGCAAAGAGGAGGCAAGCCAACACATTGAAAAAGCTAACCAGCATCTCTCAAAAATCAGTGATAGAATTGGAAATGCTCTTCTCCACAAAATTTATGCGGATCTCTGCATCAAGATGAATGACGTAGTTGGGTCCGAAAACCACATAAAGATTGCTGAGGAACTCGGACACAAAGTTGCATCTCCTTACATTACTTGCGAAATTCTCACTGCGAAAATAGAGCTCTCAATTAAAAAAGGTGAAAAAGAAAATGCGATAAACTATCTTAAAACTCTGGAGGAATTATGTATGAAACATAAAATGAAATCATTTGGGAAGTTTATTGATGCGAGGAAAAAAGAACTATTACCACCGCCAGTAGTTGCCCCTGCACAGACACCTCCTGCTCCAGCTCCACCTGCAGAAACGCAAAAAGCACAGACAACAGAAGAATCAAGGCAAACTACGCCACAAGAGCACCCGCAACCCACGGGAGAGAAAGGTGCAGGCCAGATTACTGTCTCCCCAGAAACGCAAGTTAAAAAGAAGCGGAAAAAAAAGAAAGGAGGTGACATGCAATGA
- a CDS encoding cation:proton antiporter encodes MEPLYEIAILLVFAFVGSIISSKLGQSTLVGYIILGMLIGPHMSINFFGYQYKGIVQNDEIIYIFSELGVMLLLFFVGLDFSVTRLKQAKNASVILSLADIGTMLFAGFIIGTVFAWPFKDTFFLACIIAMSSVAVTAKALEKMQLSSLQTRDTLIGMMLIEDFLSIILVIIASSFMNKTGSNEILMVIVGLILIFIFFLVLYVYVVPLIAKHVHHLRDEEIMGLFALSMVFFGGVIGLPFGISPLIGAFFVGLAFSETKLKKDFEKHLTSFKHIFVAIFFLSFGMMIAPSGFLTNLEIIFFALVAIVICEMFILSAVGYLVGLPSKDAVFVGNGALPRSEEAVIFANIGTGLKNIDGTPALMHASSIYPVTGAICLITTLITPVFLKIHQRLARAYSRILPNYIKYSSAVISRTLKKIIFPRSVPIYRIDRKVVLILMLFLCVFVTQLLTVGLVHYILVIFLTPAILIYLTLKLNRMLLPVIRHLNYSNLGMTRKMDHLIETTVSGTVVLSCLMLYFVSATWQYNWLLSIFLILSAFIVINFAMYILYKETTKVVVHKRYVIVVRH; translated from the coding sequence ATGGAACCCCTTTATGAAATAGCAATTCTCCTAGTGTTTGCATTCGTAGGTAGCATAATCTCCTCAAAACTCGGGCAGAGCACGCTTGTTGGTTACATAATTTTGGGGATGCTAATTGGCCCCCATATGTCAATCAACTTCTTTGGTTACCAGTACAAGGGCATCGTTCAGAATGACGAAATCATTTACATCTTTTCAGAACTGGGTGTGATGCTCTTGCTTTTCTTCGTCGGTCTGGATTTTTCGGTTACAAGATTAAAACAGGCAAAGAACGCAAGCGTGATACTTTCTCTTGCAGACATCGGAACAATGCTATTTGCTGGCTTCATTATAGGTACAGTCTTTGCCTGGCCATTCAAGGACACCTTCTTTCTTGCCTGCATCATAGCGATGAGCAGTGTGGCTGTTACAGCTAAAGCCCTTGAGAAAATGCAGCTCTCTTCACTCCAGACAAGAGACACGCTAATTGGGATGATGTTGATTGAGGATTTTCTTTCAATCATTCTTGTGATTATTGCCTCAAGTTTTATGAACAAAACAGGAAGCAATGAAATCCTAATGGTCATTGTGGGGCTAATCCTTATTTTCATATTCTTTCTGGTGCTTTATGTATATGTGGTGCCATTGATTGCGAAGCATGTGCACCATCTGAGGGATGAAGAAATAATGGGGCTTTTCGCACTTTCAATGGTGTTTTTTGGTGGAGTGATAGGGCTTCCGTTTGGGATTTCTCCACTGATAGGTGCGTTTTTCGTTGGCCTTGCATTTTCTGAGACCAAATTGAAGAAGGATTTCGAAAAGCATCTTACCTCTTTCAAGCACATTTTTGTCGCAATCTTCTTCCTTTCCTTCGGAATGATGATAGCGCCATCTGGCTTCCTTACGAACCTTGAAATTATCTTTTTCGCCTTAGTTGCGATTGTCATTTGCGAAATGTTTATTCTATCTGCGGTAGGATACCTCGTTGGACTGCCTTCCAAGGATGCTGTTTTCGTAGGCAACGGTGCTCTGCCAAGAAGCGAAGAAGCGGTAATTTTTGCAAACATCGGCACAGGACTGAAGAACATAGATGGAACTCCCGCCCTGATGCATGCATCTAGTATTTACCCTGTTACTGGTGCTATTTGTCTCATTACTACTCTCATAACTCCTGTGTTCCTCAAAATTCATCAAAGATTGGCCCGTGCTTATTCAAGAATTCTACCCAACTACATTAAATACTCTAGTGCTGTCATCTCCAGGACTCTCAAAAAAATTATCTTTCCGAGGTCCGTTCCTATTTACAGAATTGATAGAAAAGTTGTGCTTATTCTGATGCTATTCCTTTGTGTCTTCGTCACCCAGTTGCTCACAGTAGGGCTTGTGCATTACATTCTCGTGATTTTCCTTACCCCAGCAATTCTGATATACCTTACACTGAAGCTTAACCGTATGCTATTGCCTGTGATAAGACATTTGAATTATTCTAATCTCGGGATGACAAGAAAGATGGACCACTTGATTGAAACCACAGTTTCAGGCACTGTTGTGCTGTCTTGTCTAATGCTCTACTTTGTCTCGGCGACATGGCAGTACAACTGGCTCCTTTCGATTTTTCTGATTCTCTCCGCCTTTATTGTGATTAACTTTGCGATGTACATTCTCTACAAGGAAACAACGAAAGTAGTGGTGCATAAGAGGTATGTGATTGTAGTTAGACATTAA